A window of Ruminiclostridium herbifermentans genomic DNA:
GTATTCTATACCTTATTATTGCTAACTAGACTTAGTAAATAAAATCTTGGTTGATACATAATAAGAAATATCGATTATAGAATAATTTCATTACTTTATCAGCATTTCATCTAGACTTTTGACTAGTTTTACTATTTTACATTAACTCCATAATATGGTATAATTATGATAATAGGTTCTTTAAATTATCTCGAAAATTAACCTTATACATATATAGTAATTCAAGTATTTCAAATCAATAATAAGCTTTTGGGCAGTAATGACAGCATGTATAAACATGGTTTTTTTTCGAAAAGCAAAACACATATGAGGTTTAGGCCTGTATTTTAAGCTATATATTCTGACGTTTATATTCCTACAAAAACTCCAATTCACTCTAAACCTAATATGGATACTTAAAAACTTTTTCAAGTCTATTTAATTTTTAAAGGAGGAAATAACATGAAAAGAACATTAAAAACTCAAACAAAAGAATTAAAACCAATATCACATTCTATTAAAAAACACATAGCTATATCATTGGCAGTTTTAATGCTTTCACTAATATTCGTTCCAATTGGAAGTGTAAATGCAGAATCATTAACAAATGAAGGTATCTCAGGTTTTACTGAATTTACTACTATATATGGTGACTTAAATAATGATTTAAGAGTTAACGCTTTAGACTATGCACTTATGAAATCGTTACTGTTAGACAATACTGGTAAATATATAAAGACCGCAGATGTAAATGGTGACAATGAGCTTAATGTATTAGATTTATCATTAATGAAGCAATTTCTTCTTGGAAGTATACTAAGATTTCCAGTAGGAAATACATTTGTAGATACAGAAAATGGTAGCATAATTTATGTAGAGCAAAATAAGTCCTTTGAAATAACCTTAGAAGAAAATGGCTCTACAGGTTATCAGTGGTTCTATAGCATTTCTGACATTTCTGCTTTAAATTTAATTTCTGAAGAAAACCTAATATATACCAGCCCTGAATTAGATGGAGCACCTATTCAAAAAATATGGACATTTGAGGCTCTAGAGCCTGGAACATATACACTTACATTTGAATACAAACGTCCTTGGCAACAAGGTATAGCACCTATCGAAATTGTTGAGTGTACAATTATTGTTAGCAGTTCAGATGAAAATGTTATAAATGTTACTACAAATGAACCTTTTAGTATCTCTATGCAAGAAGGTGGTATAGTTGGTTTTACTTCAACCTGCAAAATTTCAGATGAATCTGTGTTATTAGTTTCTGAAGAACTTGATGACTTTAGACCAGAGATTGCAGATTGGCTTTATTCAAGAATATACACTTTTATAGCAACTGAACCTGGACAATATAAAATTGTTTTTACACAAAGACCCTTTGAAACCAAAATTGTTTATACTGTTAATGTTAAATAGCATTAAACGGCTTACACCTCTGCATGAGGCTGTAAGCCGTTTTTAATAAATTACTTATATTTAAAAATGCTGCGATAGCGTCGTATAAAATATATGTTATATTTATTAATATAATCTAAATTCCTGTGATAATAGCCTGTAATCCAATTAAGGCCATCCTATCAGAAGTCCTGTCTTCCCATCGCTTCTATACTAAAAAAACTTATAATTTAATGCATAGTTTCATTTTCTGAAAATTCGTTTTCACTGAATATAACTACTTTATTTCTTCCTTTATTCTTTGCTTTGTAGAGGGCTAAATCAGCGTGATTTACAGATTCTTCCCAACT
This region includes:
- a CDS encoding protease inhibitor I42 family protein encodes the protein MKRTLKTQTKELKPISHSIKKHIAISLAVLMLSLIFVPIGSVNAESLTNEGISGFTEFTTIYGDLNNDLRVNALDYALMKSLLLDNTGKYIKTADVNGDNELNVLDLSLMKQFLLGSILRFPVGNTFVDTENGSIIYVEQNKSFEITLEENGSTGYQWFYSISDISALNLISEENLIYTSPELDGAPIQKIWTFEALEPGTYTLTFEYKRPWQQGIAPIEIVECTIIVSSSDENVINVTTNEPFSISMQEGGIVGFTSTCKISDESVLLVSEELDDFRPEIADWLYSRIYTFIATEPGQYKIVFTQRPFETKIVYTVNVK